A region of Pseudorasbora parva isolate DD20220531a chromosome 14, ASM2467924v1, whole genome shotgun sequence DNA encodes the following proteins:
- the LOC137039820 gene encoding uncharacterized protein encodes MSPECDKDRRIISCLQCFKPQEMLPNHLLRVCMKNQTDEERKAEVERAKKSMKAWTLRGRTWDYNAMVKLYPDEASRQALLEDLRERNFLILNDPKAAQDAQAESRHRPPGAAKPIQPTLQDCQRVLRVSQADMLGIHRKLLDQQHLEEDQRTLFRYFCEAILVLRYFQRPEAVKAFKASDWINKTNVDGRIHMEVQSTKQSATFSQTGRLRKRRGLLQVCQTGKEHLLSQCSRRPPTVSKVSLLIQKEGWTGNCPRPQDVVAKWRPVTRVQVESDPRIITMVQNQKWTGLALKDFGAKGHVVVATKAFAMGSIVCDYHGKVITGAEGRKLVKFIKGDIDYLFLFHYAGQDLCVDSETFPCECHPTENTMGRKINHSSKRANLRHDELS; translated from the exons ATGTCTCCCGAGTG TGACAAGGATCGTCGCATAATTTCCTGTCTGCAGTGTTTCAAGCCACAGGAGATGCTGCCTAACCACCTGTTGAGGGTCTGCATGAAGAATCAGACTGATGAGGAGAGGAAAGCAGAGGTGGAGAGAGCCAAAAAGTCCATGAAGGCCTGGACCCTCCGAGGCAGAACCTGGGACTACAATGCCATGGTCAAGCTGTACCCCGATGAGGCATCCAGACAGGCTCTTCTGGAAGACCTGCGTGAAAGAAATTTTTTGATCCTGAATGACCCCAAGGCAGCACAGGACGCACAGGCTGAATCCCGTCACAGACCACCAGGCGCTGCAAA GCCCATTCAGCCGACTCTCCAAGACTGCCAAAGAGTCCTCAGAGTATCACAGGCGGACATGCTGGGCATCCACAGGAAGCTCCTGGACCAGCAGCATTTGGAAGAAGACCAAAGGACGCTGTTCCGGTACTTCTGCGAAGCCATCTTGGTCCTGAGGTACTTCCAGCGACCAGAAGCAGTGAAGGCATTTAAa GCTTCAGACTGGATCAACAAGACAAATGTTGATGGACGAATTCACATGGAGGTGCAATCCACAAAGCAGAGTGCAACATTTTCCCAGACAGGCCGCCTACGAAAAAGAAGAGGACTGCTGCAGG TTTGCCAAACGGGAAAGGAGCACCTCTTGT CCCAGTGTTCAAGGCGCCCACCGACTGTCAGCAAGGTGTCACTGCTGATCCAAAAAGAGGGTTGGACTGGCAACTGTCCTCGACCCCAGGATGTAGTGGCTAAGTGGAGACCCGTCACTAGGGTGCAGGTGGAGTCGGATCCAAGGATCATCACTATGGTCCAGAACCAAAAGTGGACAGGCCTGGCCCTCAAGGACTTTGGTGCAAAAGGACATG TAGTTGTTGCCACCAAAGCCTTTGCCATGGGCTCCATCGTTTGTGATTACCATGGGAAGGTAATCACAGGAGCAGAGGGCCGGAAGTTGGTCAAGTTCATCAAGGGTGACATAGACTACCTTTTCTTGTTCCACTATGCTGGCCAGGACCTCTGTGTGGATTCTGAGACTTTCCCTTGCGAGTGTCACCCAACAGAAAACACCATGGGCCGGAAGATCAACCATTCCTCCAAGAGAGCAAACCTGAGGCATGATGAACTTTCCTGA